One Apium graveolens cultivar Ventura unplaced genomic scaffold, ASM990537v1 ctg6768, whole genome shotgun sequence DNA window includes the following coding sequences:
- the LOC141703567 gene encoding cell differentiation protein rcd1-like has protein sequence MLNLPDSLYPDPIQGDNSVMSNGGAPANNNGPCDGASKAIDWPSASVEDLVVLLREPEHREKAISSLTQIKKQGRIQDLALHIWRSISTVFLLLSEVLSIYKSLTPEKLTMKDSSKVCDVLVLFECLATHPQTKMQFLNVQIHCYLYPFLETEETSKPFQYLRLMSLGVIGGLLKEVGDPSTKVAVHCLLESGLFPLCLKSIEYGNELSQSTASWIMSRIMMQEQGLQYCCEPANRLCAIMKVFNDVIEKMQDEPSTTVLKNIIQCYVILSDDPSRGCLLLRSFIPPILTTAPYIEALRARPITLKNLQDLFQKLSMGCGPNAEAVGDVAGSSHLDR, from the exons ATGTTGAATCTCCCTGACTCTCTTTATCCTGATCCGATACAAGGTGACAACAGTGTTATGTCGAATGGTGGTGCACCTGCTAACAACAATGGTCCATGTGATGGTGCTAGCAAAGCTATTGATTGGCCTTCTGCTAGTGTAGAGGACTTGGTTGTGTTGCTTCGAGAACCTGAGCATCGCGAAAAGGCCATTTCATCTCTTACTCAGATTAAG AAACAGGGAAGAATTCAAGATTTGGCCCTCCACATTTGGCGGTCAATCAGTACGGTTTTCTTACTCCTATCG GAAGTATTATCTATATACAAGTCATTAACACCTGAGAAACTTACTATGAAAGATTCAAGTAAAGTTTGTGATGTACTTGTTTTGTTTGAG TGCTTGGCCACTCACCCTCAAACGAAGATGCAGTTCCTTAATG TTCAGATACATTGTTACTTGTACCCTTTCTTGGAGACTGAAGAAACGAGCAAGCCATTCCAGTACCTAAGGCTAATGAGCTTGGGGGTCATTGGTGGTCTTCTGAAGGAG GTAGGCGACCCTTCGACAAAGGTTGCTGTTCACTGTTTGCTTGAATCAGGACTCTTCCCTTTGTGTCTAAAATCCATAGAATATGGAAACGAACTTTCACAATCA ACTGCATCTTGGATAATGTCAAGAATAATGATGCAAGAGCAGGGACTACAGTATTGCTGTGAGCCTGCAAACCGGTTGTGTGCAATCATGAAGGTTTTTAATGACGTAATTGAAAAGATGCAGGATGAACCGTCTACTACAGTTTTGAAGAATATTATTCAATGTTATGTCATACTGTCCGATGATCCAAG CAGGGGTTGTCTCCTCTTGAGAAGCTTCATTCCGCCAATACTGACGACTGCCCCATATATTGAAGCCCTTCGT GCACGCCCTATAACCTTAAAAAATTTACAAGATTTGTTTCAAAAGCTATCGATGGGATGCGGGCCAAATGCAGAAGCCGTTGGTGATGTTGCAGGTTCCTCACATCTTGATCGCTAG